Within Calditrichota bacterium, the genomic segment CCGGCCGGATAAGGTTCAGGAATTGCGTTATCGGGTAATGAAAAACCTGTTTCTGGCGGTTGACAAGGCCCTGGAAGAAGGGCGCATCTCACCATCCGTGCGCCATGCCGTGATTAACAATTTCGTTGGAAATGTGATTATTGGAGAAAGTGACCGGCAGGCACCCTTTCGGGAAAAGTACGGGTTCGATCCGCCGACCTTTCTGACCATCAGCCCCACGCGTCACTGCAACCTGAACTGCATCGGCTGCTATGCCGGCAGCGATGCCAAGTCCTGGGAAAAACTGGATTACGACGTTCTGACCTGGATTATGGAAGAAAAACGGCGCGAGTGGGGGTCTCACTTTACGGTGATTTCCGGCGGTGAACCCCTCATGTACAAAACGGATGACGGACACGACATTTTCGACTTGTTCGAAGATTTCAACGACAACTATTTCCTGATGTACACCAACAGTACCCTAATCACACCGGAGGTGGCAAAACGACTGGCTGATTTGGGAAATGTGACCCCGGCAATTTCAGTGGAAGGCTTCGAAAAAGAAACCGACGAGCGTCGGGGGAAAGGCGTGTTCAAGAAGATCCTGCAGGCTTTTGAAAATCTTCGGAATGCCGGTGTTCCCTTTGGAATTTCTGCCACCGCAACGCGGCAGAATGTGGATGTGCTGATGAGCGACGAATTTGTAGATTTCTATTTCGAAAAACAGGGCGCCATTTACGGATGGATGTTCCAGTACATGCCCATTGGCCGAAAATTCACGCTGGATTTGATGGTTACGCCCGAACAGCGTTTGGAAATGTACAAACGTGAAGAATACATGATCTACAACCGGAATGTTTTCCTGGTGGATTTCTGGAACGGCGGGCCGATTTCAAACGGCTGTATTTCGGCCGGAAGAAGCGGCGGTTATTTTTACATCGACTGGAACGGCCACATCGCTCCCTGTGTGTTCTTCCCCTACTACGTGGCCGATGCGAAGGAACTGTACCAAAATGGCGGCCATCTGAGCGATGTGCTGATGCATCCGCTGTTCAAGGCCATTCGGAACTGGCAGGATAGTTATGGCTACCGGCGTCCCGCGGAAAAGGTTGGCAATTACATTGTGCCGTGCCCGATTCGTGATCATTACAAGATGGCCTATTCGGCGATTATTAAAACGGGTGCCAAGCCCCTGGATCCGAATGCTGCCGAAGCCCTTGAAGACGAGGGCTACCGCAAGGGCTTGATTGAATACGGTAAAAAGGTGGACGAATTGACCCGGCCCATCTGGGAAAAGGATTATATTGAACCCGTCAAGCGAAGAAAACAAATGGAGGAGCAGATGCCCAAAGTGGCCTAAAATCCGGTTGTTTTTTCCCGGATTTCAGTCAAAATGGGAGGGTCTGAATGAAAACAGGGGGATTCAAGAAAAGGGAGTTCCGGAAACGGAACTCCCTTTTCGTTTTCGGGCCTTCTCAGAGGTGCCAAAATTTACTTGCATTTTTGCCGAATCTTAATAATATTTTAATAAGAAGCTTTGAAAAAATCAGGATTTCTGACACAGATAATTGCCCGCAACAAAATAAGCTAAACAAGTTGTGACAAAAGTTAATTTGCTATTAATATAGGGTCACTTTACAATCAATTGAAAAATATGTTATAACGTTACGTTTTTCTATTATTGATCCTCATCCCTTGGGGGTGGGTTGAAAAAAGTTAAATAATAAAATCCGATTTTTTCGAAGCTTTTTTATAAACAGAATCCCATTTCCCGCGAGGTGAAACAATGACAATCGCAATCCCTGGAAAACCAACCCTTGAGTTAACCCATCTGGTTCTGGATATGAACGGGACCCTCTCTTTGGACGGGGAAATCCCCGGCTCCGTGCGTGAGCGGTTGGTGGCTCTTGCCCCTCTGTTTAAAATTCACCTGTTGACAGCCGACACATTTGGAACAGCCCGGCGTGAGGCATCGGACCTGCCTTTATCGTTTGTAAAGGTGAGTCAGGAGGGCTATCTGGATAAACTGGTTTTTGTTCGGGAATTGGGTCGTAACCAGACCGTGGCAATTGGGAACGGCTTTAATGATCACCTCATGTTAAAAGAGGCGGCTCTGGGCATCGTTGTTTTGGGGCCCGAAGGAACGCATCCCCTTGCCCTTTTGAATGCGGATATTATCGCTTCGCGCATTGAGGATGCTCTGGATTTATTGCTTCATCCGAAACGGATTACGGCGACACTTCGCACATAAAAAACAAAAAATCGACATAAAATGAATCTCCGGGAGGACGCATGAAAGCAGTCATCATGGCGGGCGGATTTGGCACACGGCTAAAACCCCTGACCAACAACCTTCCCAAACCCATGGTACCGGTTGCAAACAAGCCAATGATGCAGCACATCGTTGAATTGCTCAAAAAACACGGGCTCACAAGAATCATTTCTCTGCTCTTTTACCAGCCCGAAAAAATCCGGAGCTATTTCAAGGATGGCTCTGCTTTCGGCGTAGAAATGAATTACAATCTCTCCAATGATGATTACGGCACGGCCGGAAGCGTGAAAAATGCCGAATGGTTCTTGGACGACCGTTTTCTGGTGATTTCCGGAGATGTGTTAACCGACTTTGATCTCTCAAAAGCCATTCGCTTTCATGAAGAAAAGAAAAGTCTGGCCACTCTGGTTCTGACCCGCGTTACCAATCCTTTGCCGTTTGGTGTGGTCATTACGAATGAATCCGGACGGGTGGAGCGTTTTCTGGAAAAACCGACCTGGGGGCAGGTGTTCAGCGATACGGTCAACACGGGCATTTACATTCTGGAACGAAGCGTGCTGGATTACATCCCGGAAAAATCGGATTTCGATTTCAGCAAGAATCTGTTTCCCCTTTTGATGTCGGAGGGAAAACCCATCTACGGCTACATTGCCGAGGGTTACTGGCAGGATGTGGGGGATTTGAAGCAGTACCAAACGGCACAATTGGATGTGTTGGAGGGGAAAGTAAAGATAACCATTAACGGTACAAAAATCGGGGAAAACTGGTTTGGTAAGAATTGCAAAATCGGCGAAAAAGCGGTTATCGAAAAGGGCGCCATTATCGGCGACAATTGTGAAATCAGGGATGGGGCGTTTGTTTCCCGCTCGGTTATCGGCAGCAACAGTTTCGTCGGAGACGGGGCTCAGGTGCGCGACACCGTCCTGTGGGAAAATGTAACGGTCGGTCCCCATGCATCGCTTCTGGCGGACGTGGTGGCGGATCATTCGACCATCGAGAATGAGGCCATTCTTGAAGAAAATGTATTCGTAAGCGATCATTCCAAAATCGGTGCCCGTTCTCTGCTTAAAGCCAATATTAAAATCTGGCCGAACAAGGAGATTGAAGAAGGTGCCGTACTCACGTCCAGTTTTATCTGGGGCGATCGCTGG encodes:
- a CDS encoding radical SAM protein is translated as MLDFMRIDRVWKSTSVALLDTILRQELLRKWILKQGERQLYKNFIIENPDDRPDKVQELRYRVMKNLFLAVDKALEEGRISPSVRHAVINNFVGNVIIGESDRQAPFREKYGFDPPTFLTISPTRHCNLNCIGCYAGSDAKSWEKLDYDVLTWIMEEKRREWGSHFTVISGGEPLMYKTDDGHDIFDLFEDFNDNYFLMYTNSTLITPEVAKRLADLGNVTPAISVEGFEKETDERRGKGVFKKILQAFENLRNAGVPFGISATATRQNVDVLMSDEFVDFYFEKQGAIYGWMFQYMPIGRKFTLDLMVTPEQRLEMYKREEYMIYNRNVFLVDFWNGGPISNGCISAGRSGGYFYIDWNGHIAPCVFFPYYVADAKELYQNGGHLSDVLMHPLFKAIRNWQDSYGYRRPAEKVGNYIVPCPIRDHYKMAYSAIIKTGAKPLDPNAAEALEDEGYRKGLIEYGKKVDELTRPIWEKDYIEPVKRRKQMEEQMPKVA
- a CDS encoding ATPase P, which translates into the protein MTIAIPGKPTLELTHLVLDMNGTLSLDGEIPGSVRERLVALAPLFKIHLLTADTFGTARREASDLPLSFVKVSQEGYLDKLVFVRELGRNQTVAIGNGFNDHLMLKEAALGIVVLGPEGTHPLALLNADIIASRIEDALDLLLHPKRITATLRT